GCTGATCAACGCCGAAGATCACAAGGTGGCTCCGGCCGTGGCACAGCAGCTGGACGCCATCGCCGTGGCCGTGGAGCGCATCGCGGAGGCCTTGCGGAAGGGGCACCGCCTGTTCTACGTGGGCGCAGGGACCAGCGGCCGGCTCGGCGTCCTGGATGCGGCCGAGTGCCCGCCTACTTTCGGGACGGACCCCGAGATGGTCCAGGGCATCATCGCCGGCGGTCCCGTGGCCCTGACACGCGCCGTCGAGGGTGCGGAAGACGACGCCGCGGCGGGCCGCCGCGACCTGGAAGCCCGCGGCGTGGGATCCGGCGACGTGGTGGTCGCCCTGTCGGCCAGCGGTCGAACACCCTACTGTCTCGGTGCCCTGGAGCTGGCCAAGGAAGTCGGCGCCTTCACCGTCGCCGTGACGTGCAACCCCGGCTCCGCCATGGGGGCCGTGGCGGACCTGGCCATCGAGGTGGTCGTGGGACCGGAGGTGCTGGCCGGTTCCACCCGGATGAAGGCCGGCACGGCGCAGAAGATGGTGCTCAACATGCTGAGCACCGCCGCCATGGTTCGCCTGGGCAAGTGCTACGGCAACCTGATG
The sequence above is drawn from the Thermaerobacter sp. FW80 genome and encodes:
- the murQ gene encoding N-acetylmuramic acid 6-phosphate etherase, giving the protein MDLARLVTEQPNPATATLDTLDAREICRLINAEDHKVAPAVAQQLDAIAVAVERIAEALRKGHRLFYVGAGTSGRLGVLDAAECPPTFGTDPEMVQGIIAGGPVALTRAVEGAEDDAAAGRRDLEARGVGSGDVVVALSASGRTPYCLGALELAKEVGAFTVAVTCNPGSAMGAVADLAIEVVVGPEVLAGSTRMKAGTAQKMVLNMLSTAAMVRLGKCYGNLMVDVRPTNEKLVERARRIVMRVVGCDYETAAGLLERSGNQVKVAIVMGVTGLDAAAARQRLEEHGGFVRRVLEAVGPSDRR